In Fibrobacter sp. UWB15, a single genomic region encodes these proteins:
- a CDS encoding glycosyl hydrolase family 5, with the protein MKNRFLKSILVLSTVLALVNCSEESTDAINNGNDTAQVSPSDAAWLMNIGQDILIYPTGSVTDVGGNVIGSVVFIEGTLLGTIYAADGTVLLENVDVSPYPITTLEQLAAGIIPGSSETLLPPMPESSAGVLPGISSDSNIPEPTSSEIQGVSSSSEKANNKSSSSKAKSSSSAKSSSSTKSSSSNQPAGCPNIQVKGGASGSGWATRYWDCCKPSCSWTENSGGNPSRQCTNKGKTNDTDWNNGSVCDGRGSAMTCTSQIPFTVDGCDEMAFAFAAVPAANGGSCGKCFQLTFTGEGHYNSTNDNTRKMKGKKLIIMATNIGGDVQQGQFDIMIPGGGVGMFNGCASMGWGSQGEQYGGLLSDCEKETGYSAGKYASCLTEKCNKSFANDEEAKKGCLFLATWMKAAGNPEHNYVEVECPDVLKQRY; encoded by the coding sequence ATGAAAAATCGATTTCTTAAGTCTATACTGGTCTTGAGCACCGTATTGGCATTGGTCAACTGCTCCGAAGAAAGCACGGATGCAATCAACAACGGAAATGACACCGCCCAAGTCAGCCCGAGCGATGCCGCATGGCTTATGAACATCGGCCAGGATATCTTGATTTATCCGACAGGCTCCGTAACTGACGTAGGCGGCAACGTTATAGGATCAGTCGTCTTTATAGAAGGGACGCTTTTAGGGACAATCTATGCCGCAGACGGCACGGTTCTTCTTGAAAATGTAGACGTCTCTCCCTACCCCATTACCACTCTCGAACAGCTGGCAGCAGGCATCATTCCGGGCTCTTCGGAAACCTTGCTCCCGCCAATGCCGGAATCTTCGGCCGGAGTCTTGCCGGGCATCTCTTCTGACAGTAATATTCCGGAGCCCACCTCCAGCGAAATACAAGGCGTAAGCTCTTCTTCTGAAAAGGCAAACAACAAATCCTCTAGCAGCAAGGCAAAGTCCTCCAGTTCCGCAAAATCCTCTTCCAGCACCAAAAGCAGCTCTTCCAATCAACCGGCCGGATGCCCAAACATCCAGGTCAAAGGTGGCGCAAGCGGTAGTGGCTGGGCAACCCGTTACTGGGATTGCTGCAAGCCTAGTTGCTCCTGGACAGAAAACTCTGGCGGAAACCCCTCAAGACAGTGCACCAACAAGGGTAAAACCAACGACACCGACTGGAACAACGGCAGCGTTTGCGATGGCCGCGGTTCTGCCATGACTTGCACAAGCCAGATCCCGTTCACGGTTGACGGTTGCGACGAAATGGCATTCGCTTTCGCGGCTGTACCGGCAGCGAACGGAGGGTCGTGCGGCAAGTGCTTCCAGCTCACCTTCACCGGTGAAGGGCACTACAATTCGACAAACGACAACACCAGAAAAATGAAAGGCAAAAAACTCATCATTATGGCAACCAACATCGGTGGCGATGTACAACAGGGACAGTTCGATATCATGATCCCCGGTGGCGGCGTCGGCATGTTCAACGGGTGCGCCAGTATGGGCTGGGGCAGCCAGGGCGAACAGTACGGCGGACTCCTCTCCGACTGCGAAAAGGAAACCGGCTACAGCGCCGGCAAATATGCAAGTTGCCTCACCGAAAAGTGCAACAAGTCCTTTGCGAACGACGAAGAAGCCAAGAAGGGCTGCCTGTTCCTTGCAACCTGGATGAAAGCCGCAGGCAACCCCGAACACAACTATGTCGAAGTGGAATGCCCCGACGTACTGAAACAGAGATACTAA